The genomic interval AGACGTGCAACGGGATCGTTCCGACGCAGGGGCCGCCGGCGGCAGCCCAGGGCAACTACCAGACTTCTCAAGCCCGCATGCAGCTTGATCCAGATCTGGCTCCATTGCTCAACTATCCAACGAAGCAGGCAGTGCACCCCCGGAAGATCTTCGACGCCAACGGTCCCGAAGCGGACATCATTCGCCAGTGGGCCACGAAGTTTTCTAATCAATGAGGCTCCTCGCTTCGCTCACTGTGGCCGTCGCGCTCCTCACCGCTCCCGCCGTCGCTCGTGCGGCGGACAGCGAAGAGGACATCGACGCCTTTGCCCGCGTGGTGGTCGGCGAGACCGCGCTGCGCTCGGGCCCCGGCGTGGGGCACCGGGTGATCTACCGCGCGCACCGCGGCGAGACGTTCTTGATCGAAGGCCGCGAGGGAACCGGGTTCTGGCTCAAGGTCGTGCTCCCCGACGGCCGCGAAGGTTGGGTGCTGGGAGACACCGTGGAACCCGTCGGCGCCGGGGAAGACGCTCCCGAGGGCGCGTCCAAGCCTGGCTTCTTCGCGCCGCCGGCGCTTCAGGAAGCGCACGGCGGCTTCGCGTTGATGGCGGGGCTCTTCGATGGCAGCGGCTACGTGGAGCTGCGACCTGCGTTCGTGCTGGCGCCGGCGATCGCCATCGAGCCCTACGCGGGCCTCGCGCTGCTCGATGACGGCAAGCGTTTCATCTACGGCCTGGGGGGGACGCTCAACCTGGCTCCGGATTGGGCCATCGCCCCCTTCTTGCACATCGGCGCGGGCGGGCTGCGGGAGATCCCCAACGACGAGTTCGTACGGCCGACGCTGGACTTCTTCCACGCCCGCGCCGGAGGCGGCCTCTTGGTCTCGCTGCGCTGGCGGATCTTGCTGCGGATCGAGGCCAACAACACCGTGATCTTCACGGAGGACTCCTACGACAACGTCCAGACCTACTACGGAGGGCTCGGAACCTACTTCTGAGAGGCGCACCATGAGCACAGCCGTTCCGCATCTCGCTTGGCGCTCCCTCACGTTCGTCGTGGTGGTCGCCGCCCTCTCGGCGCTCTCGGGCTGCGTCACCGTGCGCCCGGAGCAGCGCAGCTACCTGGCGGATCCCACCATGCAGTTCGACGAGGACAGCGAGGAAGAGGCGGCGCTGCAGCACGTGCTCGACAACCGCGAAGGCTCCTACGGGGGTGGCAGCGTGGAAGGCGGAGGCTGCGGCTGCAACTGATGTCGCGCTCTTCCACGCTCTTCCACGTGCTGCTCGCGGCGTTCGTTGCGCTGCTGGGCTCCCTGCTGTTTGCCACTCCCGCGCGGGCGCAGGTGGTGGACGTGAACCTGCGCACCACCGTCTTCCACGAGCCATCTAGCAAGAAGAGCCAGATGACGGTGGTGACTCCCGCGGCCACGCTCGCGGTGATGCCTTGGGAGTGGCTCACGGTGAGCGGCCACTACGAAGCGGACGTGGTCAGCGGCGCCAGCGAGCCCATCAAAGCCGGCCCGCTCTCCAGCCCGGACATCATCAGCCAGGCCTCCGTGAAAGACGTCCGCCACGTGTTCGGCGGCAGCTTCACGCTGAAGCGCAAGGACACCCACCTCACGGCGGGCTACACCTATGGCGCCGAGAACGACTACAAGTCGAACGGCATCGCCGTCTCCGCAGGAACCGACTTCCTGAAGAAGAACACCCAGATCGAGCTGTCCTACGCTCGCGGCTTCGACGAGGTGTGCAATGTGGCCTATCCCGTGACCCGGGACCCGAC from Polyangiaceae bacterium carries:
- a CDS encoding DUF4266 domain-containing protein, whose translation is MSTAVPHLAWRSLTFVVVVAALSALSGCVTVRPEQRSYLADPTMQFDEDSEEEAALQHVLDNREGSYGGGSVEGGGCGCN
- a CDS encoding SH3 domain-containing protein — translated: MRLLASLTVAVALLTAPAVARAADSEEDIDAFARVVVGETALRSGPGVGHRVIYRAHRGETFLIEGREGTGFWLKVVLPDGREGWVLGDTVEPVGAGEDAPEGASKPGFFAPPALQEAHGGFALMAGLFDGSGYVELRPAFVLAPAIAIEPYAGLALLDDGKRFIYGLGGTLNLAPDWAIAPFLHIGAGGLREIPNDEFVRPTLDFFHARAGGGLLVSLRWRILLRIEANNTVIFTEDSYDNVQTYYGGLGTYF